One window of Salvelinus fontinalis isolate EN_2023a chromosome 19, ASM2944872v1, whole genome shotgun sequence genomic DNA carries:
- the kctd12.1 gene encoding BTB/POZ domain-containing protein KCTD12.1, translated as MAMTDTERGSSNRAESGSPFSEIIELNVGGQVYVTRHITLVAVPDSLLWTMFSKKAPKDLARDGKGRYFLDRDGFLFRYILDYLRDLNLVLPDFFPEKSRLQREAEFFQLRDLSKRLSPRMSKENSINEEICQSDTEEGALQCGTGSSGVGMETLRMMTAMSSARSQSLESRKSGYITIGYRGSYNIGRDIQTDAKFRRVARITVCGKTSLAKEVFGDTLNESRDPDRPPERYTSRYYLKFNFLEQAFDKLTEVGFHMVACSSTGTCAYTSNDPNEDKIWTSYNEYVFCRD; from the coding sequence ATGGCAATGACGGACACAGAGCGGGGGAGCTCCAATCGAGCCGAGTCTGGGTCCCCATTCTCTGAGATAATTGAACTGAATGTCGGGGGACAGGTGTATGTGACACGGCACATAACTTTGGTCGCCGTCCCAGACTCGCTCCTCTGGACCATGTTCAGCAAGAAGGCTCCAAAGGACCTGGCGCGAGACGGCAAAGGGCGCTACTTCTTGGACAGGGACGGTTTCTTGTTCCGTTATATTTTAGACTACCTGCGGGACCTCAACCTGGTGCTGCCTGATTTTTTCCCCGAGAAAAGCCGGCTGCAGAGGGAGGCTGAGTTTTTCCAGCTGCGGGACCTGTCCAAGCGCCTGAGCCCCAGGATGAGCAAAGAGAACTCCATCAACGAGGAGATTTGCCAGAGCGACACCGAGGAGGGTGCGCTTCAGTGCGGCACCGGGTCCTCCGGCGTTGGCATGGAAACTTTGCGCATGATGACTGCAATGAGCAGCGCTCGCTCCCAGTCTCTGGAGTCCAGAAAGTCGGGCTACATCACAATTGGATACCGGGGATCGTACAATATAGGGAGAGATATCCAAACCGACGCGAAGTTCAGGAGAGTGGCGCGCATCACGGTGTGCGGGAAAACTTCCCTTGCCAAAGAGGTGTTCGGGGACACTTTGAATGAGAGCAGGGACCCCGACCGGCCACCGGAGAGGTATACGTCCCGTTACTACCTGAAATTCAATTTCCTTGAGCAGGCGTTTGACAAGCTGACCGAGGTTGGCTTTCACATGGTGGCTTGTAGCTCCACGGGCACATGCGCCTACACCAGCAATGACCCAAACGAGGATAAAATCTGGACGAGTTATAACGAGTATGTGTTCTGTCGGGACTAA